One window of the Streptomyces sp. TS71-3 genome contains the following:
- a CDS encoding TetR/AcrR family transcriptional regulator produces MEPARSPAGAAGSAGAAGSAGAAAPEGAPGPGSAPADDAPASGAPTPASGAPAGAAPRPRRRAPAGAAVLRADKTEAIRVAVFEELAAVGYARMSIEGIARRAGVGKTAVYRRWRSKLHLVLDLVSALAVQGLPTPDTGSLEGDLRLLYELTARALRHPVASQVIPDLQAEAARNDDMAEALQKALREGQEGVASGIVRAAVNRGELSADLDENLALDLISGPLYWRAVVVRAKQPKGYLARLAAATAAGLRTL; encoded by the coding sequence GTGGAGCCCGCGCGATCTCCGGCGGGCGCGGCCGGCTCGGCGGGCGCGGCCGGCTCGGCGGGCGCCGCGGCCCCCGAGGGGGCCCCAGGGCCCGGCTCCGCACCGGCGGACGACGCACCGGCGAGCGGGGCACCGACGCCGGCGAGCGGGGCACCTGCGGGCGCCGCACCCCGCCCGAGGCGGCGGGCACCGGCGGGCGCGGCCGTGCTGCGGGCGGACAAGACGGAGGCGATCCGGGTCGCCGTCTTCGAGGAGCTGGCGGCCGTCGGCTACGCCCGGATGTCGATCGAGGGCATCGCACGCCGCGCGGGGGTCGGCAAGACCGCGGTCTACCGCCGCTGGCGCTCCAAGCTGCACCTGGTGCTCGACCTGGTCTCGGCGCTCGCGGTGCAGGGGCTGCCGACGCCGGACACCGGCTCGCTGGAGGGCGACCTCAGGCTGCTGTACGAGCTGACGGCGCGCGCGCTGCGGCACCCCGTCGCGTCCCAGGTCATCCCCGACCTCCAGGCGGAGGCCGCGCGCAACGACGACATGGCGGAGGCCCTTCAGAAGGCCCTGCGGGAGGGGCAGGAGGGCGTGGCCAGCGGCATCGTCCGCGCGGCCGTGAACCGCGGCGAGCTCTCCGCCGACCTGGACGAGAACCTGGCCCTCGACCTCATCTCGGGGCCGCTGTACTGGCGCGCGGTGGTCGTCAGGGCGAAGCAGCCCAAGGGGTACCTCGCGCGGCTGGCGGCGGCCACGGCGGCGGGGCTGCGGACGCTCTGA
- a CDS encoding class I SAM-dependent methyltransferase, whose protein sequence is MTVDFGRTSHDYARYRTAFPPELFARLAGMGVGLPGQRVADLGTGTGVLARDLAAAGCAVTGVDISRALLDQARRQDAAAGLEVDYRLAPAEDTGLPGGAFDVVSAGQCWHWFDRGRAAAEAHRLLAAGGAVVICHRDYLVLPGNVAEASEDLVLAHNPAWRMAGGTGIHAAWTVDVAAAGFRDLETFSFDIEVPFTHEEWRGRMRSCNGVGATLSDAGVAAYDAELARVLAERFPEDPFTVPHRIWALVARRGGGPGRP, encoded by the coding sequence ATGACCGTGGACTTCGGAAGGACATCGCACGACTACGCCCGGTACCGGACCGCGTTCCCGCCGGAGCTGTTCGCCCGGCTGGCCGGGATGGGCGTGGGCCTGCCCGGGCAGCGGGTCGCGGACCTCGGCACCGGAACCGGCGTGCTGGCCCGTGACCTGGCCGCCGCGGGATGCGCGGTGACCGGCGTCGACATCTCCCGGGCGCTGCTGGACCAGGCCCGCCGCCAGGACGCCGCGGCCGGCCTGGAGGTGGACTACCGCCTGGCCCCGGCGGAGGACACCGGCCTGCCGGGCGGGGCCTTCGACGTCGTCTCGGCGGGGCAGTGCTGGCACTGGTTCGACCGAGGCCGGGCCGCCGCGGAGGCCCACCGGCTGCTGGCGGCGGGCGGCGCGGTGGTGATCTGCCACCGCGACTACCTGGTACTGCCGGGCAACGTCGCCGAGGCCAGCGAGGACCTGGTGCTCGCGCACAATCCCGCATGGCGGATGGCCGGGGGGACCGGGATCCACGCGGCGTGGACGGTCGATGTCGCCGCCGCGGGCTTCCGGGACCTGGAGACGTTCAGCTTCGACATCGAGGTGCCGTTCACGCACGAGGAGTGGCGAGGGCGGATGCGGAGCTGCAACGGCGTCGGGGCGACCCTCTCCGACGCCGGGGTCGCGGCGTACGACGCGGAGCTGGCGCGTGTCCTGGCGGAACGCTTCCCGGAGGACCCGTTCACGGTCCCGCACCGCATCTGGGCGCTGGTGGCCCGCCGCGGGGGCGGTCCCGGGCGGCCGTAG
- a CDS encoding LLM class flavin-dependent oxidoreductase, with translation MRFSINIPNFGDFSDPRTVARVAAAAEEAGWDGLFVWDHVLHRRHARPFGDPWMLLTAAALATSRIRLGTLVTPVARRRPHQLARQVATLDHLTGGRVTLGTGLGGPIEDEYESFGDATDPKVLAERLDEGLDLLQKYWTGEPVTHEGRHYVAKDVILRPGTVQRPRPPIWVAGFWPSRPPMRRAARFDGAVPLFASARHGHLPPLDEVRELAAYIRQHRADPGAPFELVLGGVSPTDPARARDALGPLVDAGATWWDERQLQEGDDLDRLEPVLRRIEQGPPAL, from the coding sequence GTGCGCTTCTCGATCAATATTCCGAACTTCGGTGACTTCTCCGACCCCAGGACCGTGGCCCGCGTCGCCGCCGCGGCGGAAGAGGCCGGGTGGGACGGGCTGTTCGTGTGGGACCACGTGCTGCACCGGCGCCACGCGCGGCCCTTCGGCGACCCCTGGATGCTGCTGACCGCGGCGGCGCTGGCCACCTCGCGGATCCGGCTCGGCACCCTCGTCACCCCGGTGGCGCGGCGCCGGCCGCACCAGCTCGCCCGGCAGGTCGCCACCCTCGACCACCTCACCGGCGGCCGGGTCACCCTCGGTACGGGGCTCGGCGGGCCGATCGAGGACGAGTACGAGAGCTTCGGCGACGCCACCGACCCGAAGGTGCTGGCCGAGCGCCTGGACGAGGGCCTGGATCTGTTGCAGAAGTACTGGACGGGCGAGCCGGTGACGCACGAGGGCCGGCACTACGTGGCCAAGGACGTGATCCTGCGCCCCGGCACCGTGCAGCGGCCCCGCCCGCCCATCTGGGTGGCCGGTTTCTGGCCGAGCCGTCCGCCGATGCGGCGCGCCGCCCGCTTCGACGGCGCCGTCCCGCTGTTCGCCTCCGCCCGCCACGGCCACCTGCCGCCCCTCGACGAGGTCCGCGAGCTGGCCGCGTACATCCGGCAGCACCGCGCGGACCCCGGCGCCCCCTTCGAACTGGTCCTCGGCGGCGTCAGCCCCACCGATCCCGCCCGCGCCCGCGACGCGCTCGGCCCGCTGGTCGACGCGGGCGCGACCTGGTGGGACGAGCGCCAGCTCCAGGAGGGCGACGACCTGGACCGCCTCGAACCCGTCCTCCGCCGCATCGAGCAGGGACCGCCCGCCCTGTAG
- a CDS encoding TetR/AcrR family transcriptional regulator, giving the protein MNAPRRRADAEENRARIIEAARAAVAGSEEFKLNAIAKQAGVGQGTLYRHFPTREDLLAEVYRQDVEELVAAAPRLLAEHAPLEALRRWFDRVAGYAQVKQGVFAAVEVGVWQDLTARSLGPIGDAVTTLLDAGKADGTVRADVDARDVILLLSCLSRLDAWDWEPRARHLLDIILNGLRAVPAESRPV; this is encoded by the coding sequence ATGAACGCACCCCGCCGCCGTGCCGATGCCGAGGAGAACCGGGCGCGGATCATCGAGGCCGCGCGCGCCGCCGTGGCCGGCTCCGAGGAGTTCAAGCTGAACGCGATCGCCAAGCAGGCGGGCGTCGGACAGGGCACCCTCTACCGCCACTTCCCGACCCGCGAGGACCTGCTCGCCGAGGTCTACCGCCAGGACGTCGAAGAACTCGTCGCGGCGGCGCCGCGGCTGCTGGCCGAGCACGCGCCGCTGGAGGCGCTGCGCCGGTGGTTCGACCGGGTGGCCGGCTACGCGCAGGTGAAGCAGGGGGTGTTCGCGGCGGTCGAGGTGGGGGTGTGGCAGGACCTCACGGCGCGCAGCCTCGGTCCGATCGGCGACGCGGTGACCACGCTCCTGGACGCCGGGAAGGCCGACGGGACCGTTCGCGCGGACGTCGACGCGCGCGATGTCATCCTCCTGCTGAGTTGCCTGTCCCGGCTGGACGCGTGGGACTGGGAGCCCCGCGCACGGCACCTGCTGGACATCATCCTGAACGGCCTGCGCGCGGTGCCCGCAGAGTCACGGCCTGTCTGA
- a CDS encoding SDR family oxidoreductase yields the protein MSEITGIAEVTGVNGKVVAITGASSGIGEATARLLAERGAAVVLGARRAERLEKLAGAIRERGGRAAVLAADVTRAADLERLVELAVSEFGRLDVLVGNAGISRIGPVADLDVDGWSSMIDVNLRGVLNGIAAALPVFRRQGRGHLVTTVSTSGLKIVPTQAVYAATKNAVRTLLEALRQESTDGVLRTTAVSPGFVRTELVDSIDHPEVREEARRRMDEFGIDPEAVARTIAFAIEQPDDVEIGEIVIRPTVQG from the coding sequence ATGTCGGAGATCACAGGAATCGCAGAGGTCACGGGGGTCAACGGCAAGGTCGTCGCCATCACCGGAGCGAGCAGCGGCATCGGCGAGGCCACGGCACGGCTGCTCGCCGAGCGCGGGGCGGCGGTCGTCCTGGGCGCCCGGCGTGCGGAGCGGCTGGAGAAGCTGGCAGGCGCCATCCGCGAGCGCGGCGGCCGTGCGGCCGTCCTCGCCGCCGACGTCACGCGGGCCGCGGACCTCGAACGCCTCGTCGAGCTTGCCGTCTCCGAGTTCGGCCGGCTCGACGTGCTCGTGGGCAACGCCGGCATCAGCAGGATCGGGCCGGTCGCCGACCTCGACGTTGACGGCTGGTCCTCGATGATCGACGTCAACCTCCGCGGCGTCCTGAACGGCATCGCCGCGGCGCTCCCGGTGTTCCGGCGGCAGGGGCGCGGGCACCTGGTGACGACGGTCTCCACGTCCGGCCTGAAGATCGTCCCCACGCAGGCGGTGTACGCGGCGACGAAGAACGCGGTCCGCACCCTCCTGGAAGCATTGCGGCAGGAGTCGACCGACGGGGTGCTGCGGACCACGGCGGTGTCGCCCGGCTTCGTCCGCACGGAACTCGTCGACTCCATCGACCACCCGGAGGTCCGGGAGGAGGCCCGCCGCAGGATGGACGAATTCGGCATCGACCCGGAGGCGGTGGCCCGCACCATCGCGTTCGCGATCGAGCAGCCGGACGACGTCGAGATCGGGGAGATCGTCATCCGGCCTACGGTGCAGGGCTGA
- a CDS encoding DUF397 domain-containing protein: METTPQWQKSTYSDGNPGGNCLELAATWQKSSFSDGNSDGDCVELSAPTNSPAHIHLRESEMPGTILTTAPVALGALITALKGKTLDAPDLSPAP; encoded by the coding sequence ATGGAAACCACTCCGCAGTGGCAGAAGTCGACGTATTCCGACGGCAACCCAGGGGGCAACTGCCTCGAACTCGCGGCCACCTGGCAGAAGTCATCGTTCTCCGACGGCAACTCAGACGGCGACTGCGTGGAACTCAGTGCACCAACAAACAGCCCTGCCCACATACATCTCCGCGAGAGCGAGATGCCCGGCACGATCCTCACCACCGCCCCCGTGGCCCTAGGGGCACTGATAACCGCCCTCAAGGGCAAAACCCTCGACGCACCGGACCTCAGCCCTGCACCGTAG